The window TCGCTCTTTAGGGGGAAAAATATCTACCAAAGAAGAGGATGCTGTGGGTTGGATTGTGTttgataaagaaaaggaaagggtgGTCAGCCCTAAACTCTTCAAACTCAGAGGAATGTTTGATGTCTCCCATCATACCCGCTGAGCCTTCCACCTCAGTGCCCTCCTCATTGACTTCCATGTACGCCTCATGGATGGCCTCAGACATCTTCAGGCTCTTTGCTGAAGAGATGCCAGACAGATTGGCTGAAGGGCTGAACAGGTCGGTCATACCCAAGGCCATTAAGGCAGATGTGAGGTTATATTTTTCACCCATCTTCATGCGTGGGAGGTACACTTTCACTCTCTTCTTTTCCATCACATTGGGACTGGTCCACTCCATGAGTTTTTCGAAGCTGATTTTGTTCTCAAGCTGCAAAGAGAGGCAGGGAATGAAAAGCCTGGGATGTGAATATAACTTCTTCCTACCATTCATTCTAAGCAAGGCTATCATAAAAAAAACTAACCAGAATGGTTCCTGGAGTGCATcttatcaacattcttcttgTAGTTTATTATTTGCCTCTCCAGTACTGCCTGACACATCCCCTTCTGTCCAACTAATGGTTGTGTCTCATGAGGCACAACCCAACAGTTTCACAGCCTAGCAAACTAGTCAGCTTGGGAAAGAGATTGTAAAAAAAGGCCATGAAAATTTACCTACAGTTGATAGCACCTAACAAACACAAACTCTTCTACATCTTTAATAACTCTATAACACAATTCCAAAAAATTGCTGAAATAACAATAATGGGTGATATAATGCAGGCTGCAtcaatttttccctttcttgagTGCAGATAGGTAATTTCGTAACACCTTGATAGCTATTTGAAACGATTGACACtggaattctgattttttttctacttctttcagaaaatctAATGAAGATAATCCAGTACACCTGACTGAAGCAAATTAAGGTTTCaacttttgtttctctcttgcatctgtccatttttatttcatctttgcCATTAGCATCCTGCATTCACTCAGTTGTTtagcttcattttcttccaagacCAAGACAAAAGTTTCATGTAATTTTGCACAGTCAGTagattatatttgtattttcgCCTCACTGCATACTGGTCcctcttttatctttttttcctttaaaggacaaaaacattttttttactaGTTTTCATGCATCTGGCAAAAACTGACTCAACCTGACttaaagtggttttgttttctctttcttcctatgctgttctcattttctgtctttgaataTTCATGAATTCTTTCTGCTGTTGATGTTCATCCCTATAGACAcaagtttcttctgttttctgtgtttgatgTGTGGTTTCCAAGTATCTTCCATGCATTTCCTGTCCATCTCTATATTTAAGGCTCTCTGAAGTCAACTGATGAATTGTTATTGATCAGTTAGTTTAGCTCAATTGTTTTCACCATTTCAAAatcaagaatattttattaataacatgctttatctgactttgtttttcattccatGATGACATAATCAGAGCAATTTTTGAAAGCAGCCCGTTTCTGATGTTTAATGagaattttgttaaaaaaaaaatcattagtgATTCCTGCAAAGAATGCCTAATTCTCATCAGTTTTAGCAACATTTCCTCAACAGTTTATAGGGAGGGGTGGGTGAAATTACctctcaatgaaaaaaaaatatctgcccACACATATGTCCTGTTCTACAGGGCTACAGCAGCACTATTctccttcacttttcttttagTAGATGGAGTCCAGGGTTCTCCTAAGAGGCCAGTCCCTGCCTGAGCACCTGGTAGCTGTCGTGGGGGGCTTTTGTgctcccctgccagcccagcacaaCCATGGTGTGGACAGCTGGGATGTAAATGGACAGCAAAAGGTCTGACAGCAGCCAAGTCCCACTGAAGTGGAATCTCTTTTGCTTCCCCTGCCAGGGCCATACCTGCTCCAGGCCAGAGACGTCATCTGGCAACAGCACCAACATGCTCAGCTCTCCGCTGGTGTACGGAAGCTCCAGGATCTTCATTTGCTCTGCAGCCACCGCTGCCATTTTGAAGGTACTGTTCTGACACATCATTTGCACAGGTCTGCTTTCTTCctgcaaaaagagaaacatgagACGACATGATCAGGGAGCAATTTTTTCTTTAGGCAGGCAAATGTACAAGCCCTTTGAAAGGGACAGGACTCGATCTTCAAGCATGCTGCCTTTGAAGAAGAGCTATGTCTctattttcctctcttgtttACTAGTGTGCTCTGTTCAGACACAGCTCTTGCAAACCTGACAGCGAGGGGGCCCGCTAGGTTACCCACCCAATGACTGCAGCATGTTGTATGTCTAACACCCAGCCTGCTGGCTGTGCAAGCCAACAGCCTGGCTTCCTGGCCAGAAGCTTTATCTGTGCCCTCCTACCTTTGTCACACTGAAGGGAAGTTCCCGAGTGTCATCCTCTTTAAATGCTGTCTTCCATATCCCTTTGAAGTAAATGGCATTCACGAGGACCAGCATAGTATCAAGATCAACAGAGCCTCGTTCAAGGAGACCTTGGATCTGTCCTTTAAGAAAGAAGCAGGGAAGAGAGTGATAAGTTTCATAGCAGTAGTCATGCATTTTACAGATCAATCGATATGCTGCTGCTTGACTTGACTTCTTCAAAGGTCTGCATGTGGAATTCAGGTTCCTGAGGATGATTTAATACAGAACAACTGTCACCTGGCCAGACATTTCTGCAAGAAGACAGATACGTTCAAGAGTGGTATACATCCCTGGGAATATTTTAACCAGTGCTTGGAAAAAGCTTTatatagaaaagaagaaacaggagaGGGATGTAGCAATatagcttttctgtttctcactgtgTTTCTTTCTCACGCTTTACCctcttgttttttctcccaCCTTAGCACGATAAAGGTACACAAGCTCCTGAATCATTCCTTTCCCACCATCAGCCTAGTAGCTGATGCTagcattattttcttccctggcAGCCCACTTCTTACCTATCCAGCACATCCTTGTAAAATTATGCCAATATTCTAGAGAAGCTGGGACTAACCTTGCATGAGTTAAGCCCTCCAGACACAAAAAGTGTGCAAATAAAGTGTGCATATCTTGGCATCTCTACATTTGCCAGATATGTTTAAAACACACTCTCACTGCAACACAAGTGCAATAGAGTCATCCCTTTCCACGGGAAATATCCACTAATGggaacaggaggaggaaatttCTCCTCTAATGTTTAGTCTTTCCAGAAGTTGTTCAAATTCAGTTGCAAGAGGGAAGTATATTTCAAAATCTTGTCTGACCTTACCGTTTGTCTGATTTTCCACCCAGGAATTAATGAGCTGTCTGGCTTGATCTGGTGCTGTTTTGAAGTTGACCATTTCCAGACCTGCTCTGTACAGTTTCTTCACACATTTTAAGTAGATCTGTAACGACAGCAATTGTAGCCACCAAACtagtcattttttaaaaacagtatgaaggtgaaataaaatatggctaaaaagatttttatagtGATTCCATGGTTAGGCTGTTCTCATTGCTTACTTCCTGGAAGAACCTGCTAAAACTGGGCCAGAAAAATTGTTCTGATCCATGACATTTTCAGGtctgacatttttattacttgACCAGTTAAGAGTATATActagaaatgtttaaatattttttgaagaaacCCTGATCCAAAAACACTGTTTCAGGTTCATTTCAgggtgttttattttcattatgtccactccttttttttaaaaagcatttttccttatttttaaagataagaaGTTCCTTCGATTTAGAATATTtgtaggttttgttttgaaaatgacaaATGGAAGATTTTGACACTTTCAAAAGTTGTTTTTGAGGCGAGGTTTTCAAGTGAAGAAATGTGCTGAAGTcaaattatttcctgaaaaataccAAACAACCTATTAAAATCAGAAGGTTTTGGGGGAGCAAGTGGGGAAGGGGGTAGTACATTACCAAATAGTTTTGTTTATTActccattcattttttaataggGCCATATTTTTGCCTGGAATTTCTTTCCGTTCAGGCTATTGTCAGGGCTGTGGCAAAGGGAAAAGCTGTGGAAGTCCACACCAGTGGGGACCACTGGATTAACAGATCACCTACTCCAGCCAgtcctcctggattacaggtTTATACAGGGTTTAGCAAGAAATCACTCTAATGTACAACTCACCGGTAGGATTGAACTTGTCTTTTCAGCATAGAGTCTGTTGGCAATGTAGAGTGAATAATTGGCTTTTGGTGCAGTGATATCAGAGAGAAGTTCTTTAAACAGTATGTGGATATTCACAGACTTGCCACACTGAGTTGTTGATAAGAAGATAAAAAGGTATATCTGTTAGCTTGTTTTCCTAGAAAGAGAATTCTTTATAAGGTACAAATAACACAGGAAAATGCACAGTGTTTGGACATTTGCAAATGAACATGTAATACAGTCTAAAAGTTCCATGGGAGGGATGTTCAATATAAGCAACTAATGATGTACAATTAATACATAGCATGTGATGACACTTATTCTAGGTGATAACAAGCAGAATATCTCAGCGATGAATCTGAAACTGTATGGCTCAGGAGTGAggtgacaaaaagaaaaattcgGGTGTCAATGATTGCAATTGGCTGGTTGTCATAGAAATAGAGCCTCTAGTTCCCaactctgctttcattttcacgGCAGCTTTCTGCTGAAGCTGCAGATGGGAGAAGAGTGCTAGATGACAAGGGAGTCAGGAGGTGTCTCATAATATAGTGAAAAAAATGGATCAGCTGTCTAATGCCCCAAGAATAGTGTTCCGGGTGACACAGGCTAAGAGTGTGTAAGAAAAATGCACAATGCTAAACAGCAGCTGGGACTTCATTTTATGTGAAGGAGAATTGTGTTCAACTGCTCCTTTCTAAATGTTTAAACAGCCATTAAATGCTCCAGCTGATATAGCTGATATTAcctttagttttctttattaaaaaaaaagtcatcttgtTCTTTGCAAGTCCTACTCTATGCTTGTGGATCCCAGGTGGATGGGGACAGGCCAGGGAGCACGGCTTGTGTTATCTTTACAGAGGTAGCAGATGAACATGGAAAAAAGCACACAGGTGCTATCAAGGTACTGGGACTCCTCATGGTGTTCATGGGGTAGCAATGGGAATTAGAGGCTGGAAAAACCCCTGTAGCTTTTGGAAGAGTGTGGTTACTTTCCAGTCTTTGAGGCTTCTGGGCTCTTTTCTGCCAAAGCATCTTCCTGCCCCACTTTGGAGTCTCAGCTGCAAGTCTGACAGCTGTACCCTGGCTCTGGGTGCTGAGCCCCTTCCAAGTGTTGTCCCCCATCAGCACTTGCAGGTGTGCAGACACTCGTCTACACAAGAAGGTAGCCTGGTGCCCAAAGCATGCTAtcctgtcctgtcacttgttctGGTACAACATGTGCAGCCTGTCTTGTTTTTCAcgttttgggggtttttttggtttgtttgtttggtttttttacttACATCTCCTAAATTAAGAACATTAGCAAAGGTTTGGGAAGGTGTTGAACCTACTTGAAGCACAGTCAGAACAGTCTGTTCTCAGGAGAAAAAcgtgaaagagaaataaatgtacCTTAGATTTCTGTACCTTGGTCTGAATAGTTCCTCCAAGTCCTGCAATTTTGTCAAAGTGAAGAACCTGCAATTGAAAGTAGCAATAGAAGAAATCAAATAAGTGAAGTCCGCTGAGAGTCACTGATGTTTGTGTTGAAATTATAGGTTTGGACTAACCAGGTCTGATTAGCACATAGATGAACTGAGAAGTTTAGTATGAGctttaaatcaatttttttacTGCATGTGCCACACTGAAAATTTTTGACTATGATCCTCACTTAGATCCCTTCTTTTCCAGTTAATGGTATTCAGTCTATAAACCAGCTACAACCTTACTATGTTGTATTTATAACTGTGGCtcttattttctgaatgtttcaTCTTTTGTATATTACAAGTTGTCCTTTGCCCCTGGAAGGAATCAGGGCTGTGAGATAGTATAAGCTGAAGCCTTAACCATTCTTCAGGACTGCTCTTTCTTTATGGAAACCAAAGGCCGTTCCTGCCCTTCATGGGGAAAAGCAATGATAAGTGAAAACTCAGCTCCAGATCCAAACTTCATAGTTTGGAATGCCATTCTTTTTATAGGTAGGTTTGAATCCAGTGCCAAATGTGACTCCATCAACTGGAGGAAGTCCCAAAGATATAAACGGATAATCTGTTGCTGTGTTGAACAAGATCAAAAGGATCAAAAGGAGTTTGTATCCATTTACCTAACTTACCTTCTCCATCTGATACTCAGTGTTACCTCTTGCTCCCAGATAAACCATGGCCAAGGCTGCAATGATGTTCAGGGGGGAAAAGAAGACGTTGCCTGTGGCCTGGTGGCCTTTCAGCTCTTTGAATacatcaaaagaaaattctgcatttgCTGCACTGATGGAGCCCATTGTGAGATCAGTGTTGtctgaaacaaacagaaatatgatTGTATAGCTGTGATATGTAgcacttgttttaaaaagtactgTCAATAGCCCAGAAAATACTAGTTCTTTGCTAATGAATTGTGTGAAGCCAATGAATGATGTAAAGCCTACAGATTCTGTGATCATTAGAAATATTGTAACTCCTGACTCCTTTATCTCTGActgcatgtttgttttccttcagcaaGATACTAGCTCATCAACAAGATAATACTTTGTACTTGCCTTTTAGGGAATAGATAGTTTCATCCATGCTTCAATATgataaaaataacactgaatGGATGAGTTTCCCTACAGCTATCCAGAGGACTCTGAATGATGTTTGAGACAATGCAAACTTCATATTTCAATTCTTATGTGGCTGCTCTGGACCATGCTCTGGatctttaaatgaaatgtaGTCAACTCACTGTACTCTTAGTGTACTTCTTACTGTTGCTTAGTACAACCAGCCACAAATTTGGAGGTTGCTTTCCTGTAAATTTATAGGAATAATGGAAGTAAGTTGCTCTGTAAACCCAGCCAGTTGCTTAGATGCTGAACCATAGATTTAGGGGGGTCTTTCCTGTAGTCCCAGTTCAGACATTTAATCTCTGCTGATGCTCTTTTGTTGAGAAAAAGCACAAGCATATATATCATAAATATGGGTTTTGGCAGCACAGCTTGAAACAGCGTAGAGCTGCATTCATTCAGTCAGGTGCAAGTCCTGTACATGTAAATGAATGTGACATGTTAAGGATATTCATTAAAACCTGCAGTCATTCTCTCTTTTGAATCTGAGACCAAGAAAGTTGCATGCTGTTCTTGTATCTCTAAAACAGCTGGAGGAATGGCAGCATATCCATAGTTTGGAGCAGATGTGGTTGATTACGCGACCTGAG of the Nyctibius grandis isolate bNycGra1 chromosome 3, bNycGra1.pri, whole genome shotgun sequence genome contains:
- the LOC137660779 gene encoding ovalbumin-related protein X-like → MGSISAANAEFSFDVFKELKGHQATGNVFFSPLNIIAALAMVYLGARGNTEYQMEKVLHFDKIAGLGGTIQTKCGKSVNIHILFKELLSDITAPKANYSLYIANRLYAEKTSSILPIYLKCVKKLYRAGLEMVNFKTAPDQARQLINSWVENQTNGQIQGLLERGSVDLDTMLVLVNAIYFKGIWKTAFKEDDTRELPFSVTKEESRPVQMMCQNSTFKMAAVAAEQMKILELPYTSGELSMLVLLPDDVSGLEQLENKISFEKLMEWTSPNVMEKKRVKVYLPRMKMGEKYNLTSALMALGMTDLFSPSANLSGISSAKSLKMSEAIHEAYMEVNEEGTEVEGSAGMMGDIKHSSEFEEFRADHPFLFFIKHNPTHSILFFGRYFSP